GCTGCTCACCACGGCTGCTGACTACAGCCGGTTTGTGCAGGCCCTGCTGATGGGCACCGGCCTCTCTGCTGCTTCTCGGGCGCTGCTGACCACTCCGCTGACTGCCGCCGACCGGTGCCGCCGGCCCACCCGCCCCACCGACCCGTTTATTGCCTGGGCTGCCGGCGTGGGCCTGGCCACCACCAGCCGCGGCCCCGCCCTCTGGCACTGGGGCGACAACGGCGACTTTCAGGGCTTTTTCATGGCCTTCCCCGCAACGCAGGAAAGCGTGGTGTTTTTTACTAACAGCGCCAACGGCCTCCAGCTCACGGACGACGTGCTGCGGTTATTTTTCGGGCCGGGCCAGTACCGGGCCATGCAGTGGCTGGCCGAAGACAACTAAGCAGCGGCCGGGGCAGCTGGTTCGGGGCGGGAAAGATGGTGGCTGGTTTGTCGGAAAAACCCAGCAACTTAGGTAGCGTCTTTTCTGGTTTTCCTTTTCTCGTGCTGGTTATGCTGACACACGTACGCTACGCCCTGCTGCTGCTACTCACGGCCGCCTGCTCCTCCCCCAGCCCTGAGCAGGCGGCGGCCCCCGCCCTCACCGCCTACTTCCCGCCCGCCGACACCACGCGCCTGCAAACCGGCGGCGTGCAGCTGGTAGCCGTGAGCACACCCAAAGGCAAGTTCAACGTCTGGACGAAACGCATTGGGAATAATCCGCGCATCAAGCTGCTCTTGCTCAACGGTGGGCCGGGCGCTACGCACGAGTATTTCGAGTGCATGGAAAGCTTTCTGCCCCAGGAAGGCATCGAGTTCATCTACTACGACCAGCTGGGCTGCGGCAACTCCGACAACCCCAAGGACACCAGTATGTGGAGCCTGCCGCGCTACGTGGAGGAGGTGGAGCAGGTGCGCCAGGCCCTCCAGCTCGACAGCAGCAACTTCTTTCTGCTGGGCCACAGTTGGGGCGGCATTCTGGCCGCCGAGTATGCCCTCAAGTACCAGCAGCACCTGAAGGGCCTCATCATTTCCAACATGATGATGAGTTGCCCCGCCTACGACAAGTACGCCGAAACGGTGCTGGCCAAGCAACTCAAGCCCGAAGTGCTGGCCGAAATTCAGCAGCTGGAAGCCCGCCAGGACTTCCAGAACCCGCGCTACATGGAGCTGCTGATGGCTAACTTCTACACCGCGCACGTGCTGCGCCGCCCGCTGGACCAGTGGCCCGAGCCCGTTAACCGCTCGTTCAGCAAGATGAACCAGTCCTTGTACGTGACCATGCAGGGCCCCAGCGAGTTTGGCATCAGCGGCAAGCTGGCCCGCTGGGACCGGACCCACGACCTGCCCAAGCTGCAAGTGCCCGTGCTCAGCATCGGCGGCCAGCACGACACCATGGACCCCGAGCACATGCGCTGGATTGCCACCCAGGTGCCGCACGGCACGGCCCTTATCTGCCCCCGCGGCTCCCACATGAG
This region of Hymenobacter sp. YIM 151500-1 genomic DNA includes:
- a CDS encoding proline iminopeptidase-family hydrolase; translation: MLTHVRYALLLLLTAACSSPSPEQAAAPALTAYFPPADTTRLQTGGVQLVAVSTPKGKFNVWTKRIGNNPRIKLLLLNGGPGATHEYFECMESFLPQEGIEFIYYDQLGCGNSDNPKDTSMWSLPRYVEEVEQVRQALQLDSSNFFLLGHSWGGILAAEYALKYQQHLKGLIISNMMMSCPAYDKYAETVLAKQLKPEVLAEIQQLEARQDFQNPRYMELLMANFYTAHVLRRPLDQWPEPVNRSFSKMNQSLYVTMQGPSEFGISGKLARWDRTHDLPKLQVPVLSIGGQHDTMDPEHMRWIATQVPHGTALICPRGSHMSFYDDQPTYMRGLITFLKGVDKGQKQVKL